The following proteins are encoded in a genomic region of Paralichthys olivaceus isolate ysfri-2021 chromosome 23, ASM2471397v2, whole genome shotgun sequence:
- the rerg gene encoding ras-related and estrogen-regulated growth inhibitor — protein sequence MAKSPEVKLAMFGRAGVGKSALVVRFLTRRFIWEYDPTLESTYRHQANIDDEVVSMEILDTAGQEDIQQREGHMRWGDGFVIVYDITDRGSFEEVAPLRSLLEEVKKPKNVPLVLVGNKSDLDHVRQVGTEEGERLAAEMACAFYECSACADEGGAVAEAFHELCREVRRRKAVQGKARRRSSTTHVKQAINKMLTKISS from the exons ATGGCCAAAAGCCCGGAGGTGAAGCTGGCCATGTTCGGCAGAGCGGGGGTGGGCAAGTCAG CTTTGGTGGTGAGATTTCTAACCAGACGCTTCATCTGGGAGTATGACCCAACACTTG AATCCACATATCGGCATCAAGCCAACATTGATGATGAGGTTGTTTCCATGGAGATTCTGGACACTGCAGGGCAG gAGGacatccagcagagggagggtCACATGCGTTGGGGTGATGGGTTCGTCATTGTCTATGACATCACAGACCGGGGAAGCTTTGAGGAGGTTGCCCCACTTCGCAGTCTCCTAGAGGAAGTGAAGAAGCCCAAGAATGTCCCTCTGGTTCTGGTGGGCAACAAGTCAGACCTGGACCATGTCCGGCAGGTTGGCACAGAGGAAGGCGAGCGACTGGCAGCTGAGATGGCATGCGCCTTCTATGAATGCTCAGCGTGTGCCGATGAGGGTGGTGCGGTTGCCGAGGCTTTCCACGAGCTCTGCCGCGAGGTGAGGCGCCGCAAGGCCGTGCAGGGCAAGGCCAGGCGCCGCAGCTCAACTACACACGTCAAACAGGCCATCAACAAGATGCTGACCAAGATCAGCAGCTAG